Proteins found in one Cetobacterium ceti genomic segment:
- the aspS gene encoding aspartate--tRNA ligase, whose translation MNYRTHNLGELRSSNIGERVTLSGWVDTKRDLGGLTFIDLRDREGITQIVFDIDVAEASVVEMAQKLKNESVIKISGVVKERYSKNGNMPTGDIEVFADSLEVLNSCDVLPFQINSEEPLNENIRLKYRYLDLRRPQMRRNLLMRHKMIMSIRNYMDEKGFLDVDTPVLTKSTPEGARDFLVPSRTNAGDFYALPQSPQLFKQLLMISGVEKYFQIAKCFRDEDLRADRQPEFTQLDIEMSFVEQEDIMNEIEGLAKRVFKNVTGESADYEFPRMEYAEAMERFGSDKPDVRFGVELKELSDLMKDCGFKAFASTVENGGMVKAVVAPGVAEEFSRKILSEYEEYAKTYFGAKGMAWIKVTSEGVNSPIAKFFSEEEMKAIIERTGAQVGDVIMIIADAPKVVYGALGALRLKLGKELGLINNDEYKFLWIVDFPMFEYDEEEQRYKAQHHPFTSIKSEDMDAFMSGEMEKIRTNSYDLVLNGSEIGGGSIRIFNPTVQAKVFEKLGLSQEEAREKFGFFIDAFKYGAPPHGGLAFGIDRWLMVMLKENSIRDVIPFPKTNKGQCLMTEAPSKVDDKQLEELYLASTYENELKK comes from the coding sequence ATGAACTATAGAACTCATAACTTAGGTGAATTGAGAAGTAGTAATATAGGCGAAAGAGTTACCCTATCAGGATGGGTAGATACTAAGAGAGATTTAGGAGGTCTAACTTTTATAGATTTAAGAGATAGAGAAGGAATCACTCAAATAGTATTTGATATAGATGTTGCAGAGGCATCTGTTGTTGAAATGGCTCAAAAGCTAAAAAATGAGTCAGTTATAAAAATTTCAGGAGTTGTAAAGGAAAGATATAGTAAAAATGGAAATATGCCTACAGGGGATATAGAAGTTTTTGCAGATTCACTAGAAGTATTAAACTCATGTGATGTATTACCATTCCAAATAAATTCAGAGGAACCATTAAATGAAAATATCAGATTAAAATATAGATATTTAGATTTAAGAAGACCTCAAATGAGAAGAAATTTATTAATGAGACATAAGATGATTATGTCTATAAGAAATTATATGGATGAGAAAGGATTCTTAGATGTAGATACTCCAGTTTTAACTAAATCTACACCTGAAGGAGCAAGAGACTTCTTAGTTCCAAGTAGAACAAATGCAGGAGATTTCTATGCATTACCTCAATCACCACAATTATTTAAACAGCTGCTAATGATTTCTGGTGTGGAAAAATATTTCCAAATTGCTAAATGTTTTAGAGATGAGGATTTAAGAGCAGATAGACAACCAGAATTTACTCAATTAGATATTGAAATGTCATTTGTAGAGCAAGAAGATATTATGAATGAGATTGAAGGATTAGCAAAAAGAGTATTTAAAAATGTAACAGGAGAATCAGCTGATTACGAATTCCCTAGAATGGAATATGCAGAAGCTATGGAAAGATTTGGTTCTGATAAACCAGATGTAAGATTTGGTGTGGAGTTAAAAGAACTAAGTGATCTTATGAAGGATTGCGGATTTAAAGCTTTTGCTTCAACTGTTGAAAATGGTGGAATGGTTAAAGCTGTTGTAGCTCCAGGAGTTGCAGAAGAGTTTTCAAGAAAAATTTTATCTGAATATGAAGAGTATGCAAAAACTTATTTTGGAGCTAAGGGAATGGCTTGGATTAAAGTTACTTCTGAAGGAGTAAATTCTCCAATAGCTAAGTTCTTCTCTGAGGAAGAAATGAAAGCTATTATTGAAAGAACAGGAGCCCAAGTTGGAGATGTTATTATGATAATAGCAGATGCACCAAAGGTAGTTTATGGAGCATTAGGAGCTCTTAGATTAAAATTAGGAAAAGAATTAGGATTAATCAATAATGATGAATATAAATTCCTATGGATTGTTGACTTCCCAATGTTTGAATATGATGAGGAAGAGCAAAGATATAAAGCACAACACCACCCGTTCACATCTATAAAATCTGAAGATATGGATGCATTCATGTCTGGAGAAATGGAAAAAATAAGAACTAATTCATATGACTTAGTATTAAATGGTTCTGAGATTGGTGGAGGTTCTATAAGAATATTTAATCCAACAGTACAAGCTAAGGTATTTGAAAAATTAGGATTATCTCAAGAGGAAGCTAGAGAGAAATTTGGATTCTTTATAGATGCATTTAAATATGGTGCACCACCTCATGGAGGACTTGCTTTTGGAATTGACAGATGGTTAATGGTAATGTTAAAAGAAAACTCAATAAGAGATGTAATTCCATTCCCTAAAACTAACAAAGGTCAATGTTTAATGACAGAGGCACCTAGTAAAGTTGATGACAAGCAATTGGAAGAGTTATATTTAGCATCAACTTATGAAAATGAACTAAAAAAATAA